In Acidobacteriota bacterium, the genomic window ACGCCATGCACTTCGTCGAGGTCGGCCAGGGGGATGCCCCTGCCAACCGCGTCACCGGCTGGCTCGGCCGCCACCTCGCCGCCACCGCCCCCAGCCAGCGCGACGCCGTGCTGCGCGCCGTCGCGATCGGCTACGGCGTCCCACGAACCCTCGTCGGCGGCCCCCGGACGGTGCCGATCGACGACCTCGGGGACTACGGCTTCGATGGCGGAGCCGGCGAAATCGCCGAACGCCGACAGGCCCTGGCGGCGATGTACACAGAGGCTCCGGAGCTGCTCCGCAGCTCCGCCGAAAACACCTTCCGCACCGTCGACCTCCTCGAGCGCATCGACTTCGCCGGCTACCGTCCGGCCGGCAGCGCCGTCTATCCGGAAAACGAGTTCGGCCTCTCCCTGCGCTCCTCCGCAGCGCTGATCAAGGCCGAGGTGGGGGTCGAGGCCATCTCCATCGACCTCGGTGGCTGGGACACCCACGAAATGCAGGGCACCACCGAAGGCGACCTCGCCCAGCTCATGACCACCTTCGGCCAGGGCCTCGCCGCCTTCCACCGCGACCTCACCGCCGACGGCTTCGACCGCGTCAGCCTGGTCGCCATCTCCGAGTTCGGTCGCAACGCCGCCGAAAACGGCAGCCGCGGCACCGACCACGGCCACGGCGGCGCCCTCTTCGCCCTCGGCGCCGGCGTCCGCGGCGGCCAGATTTACAGCAACTGGCCCGGCCTCGAGCCCGACCAGCTCTACGAAGGCCAAGACCTCCAGGTCACCACCGACTACCGCGACATCTACACCGAAATGCTCAGAAAACGCCTCGGCAACAACGACCACCGAACCGTCTTCGACGACCCCACCTACACCCCAAAAGACCTCGGCATCTTCACCTGAGCTCCCATCTCCCCAGCCGGCCGGCACCTCCAAATAACACCCGGTCAACGAGGCTCGCCGACCAAACCAAGCGAATCAGCCAAGGAGTCCACCACGGAGCCGGCCGAGGATCCATCGAGCGAGCACGGAGCGCAGATGTCTGAGCGCTCAGAACCTCCCCGAAACCAACTGTCCTAGAAAGTCCGACCAAGGCCTGCGAAGCCACCAACAGACGCGCGAGTTCCGAGCACCGAGCGCAGCCGATGAATCCACGGCCGGCGGCCCCGACCGCGCAGCTCCCAAGCCATCCGCCGTCCTGAGCCAGCATCCCAGGAGCCGGCCGTGGGCCCGGCGAGCGAGCACGGAGCGCAGATGTCTGAGCTCACATAACGGACTCGAAGCCGTGACCACCCAGCAATCGAATTGACTCTCCGAAGCCACCAAAAGACGCGCGAGTTCCGAGCACCGCGCACAGCCGACGGGACCCGCGGACGGCGGCCCAGCCGCGCAGAAACTCCCGGACCGCCTCAGTCCCAAGCTCTGGAGGGCCCCCAGCCTTCCTCAATCACCAGCCGAGGGGGCCGTCGAGCGAGCACGGAGCGCAGATGTTTGAGCGCTCACAACCTCCCCGAAGCCAACTGTCCTAGAAAGTCCGACCAAGGCCTGCGAAGCCACCAACAGACGCGCGAGTTCCGAGCACCGAGCGCAGCCGACGGGACCCGCGGCCGGCGGCCCGCTTCAGAAGAAGCCCCGCAAGCGCAGTTTCACTCCTCCGAAAGACGCCGCCAGCGATCCACCTGCCTGCGATCCCGCTTCGTCGGCCGCCCCGCCCCCTTCTCACGCCGCACCGCCGGCTTCTGCATCAAGCGCTCCAGCGAATCGCGCGGCGGCGGTGGCGGACTGTGGTCCTCATAGAGCTCGCGCGCCAGCGCCTTCGCCACCGGCTTATCGGCCAGTGTCTTCACCACCACGATGCGCGTCCAGTCCCCCTTATCCACCTCCAAGCGGTCACCCACCTTCAGCGCCCGATGCGGCTTCACCTTGTCCCCCTCGATACGCACCCGGCCCAGCGTGCAGGCACGGGTCGCCTGACTGCGCGTCTTGAACAGACGCGCCACCTGCAGCCACTTATCGATGCGAACCGCCATGGCAGCAAGCGCAGGTCAGACCAGCTCGCGAATGTACTTCTCGCGCAGCAAACGCCAGAACACCACCAAGAACGCGGTCAACGGAATCGCCAAGATCATGCCCATGATGCCGCCCAGCGCCGAGCCCCAGAAAAACACCGCGACGATGATGGCGAGGGGATGAAGCCCGGTGCGCTCCCCCATGATGCGGGGCGTCAACAAATAGCCCTCGATCATCTGGACGATGGTGAAGACGGCGATCACCAGACCCAAGAGCAACCAACCCCCGCCTTCCTGGAACAGCGCCAAGGGGAGCGCGATCCCCAGGCCGACGATGCTGCCGAGGTAGGGAATCACGTTGAGGAAGCCCAGCGCCAAGCCGAGCACGAAACCGTAGCGCAGGCCCACCGCGCTGAAGCCGACCGCGAACAGCAGGCCCTGGAGAAAGGCGATCACCAGCTGGCCGCGGAAAAAGGCCACGATGATCGACACGAACTCCTCGACCAGGTAGACCAGATCGCGCCGCGTCTCCTCCTTGAGGAAGGGCAGGTAGTCTTCCAGCCGACCGACGGACTTCGACTCCGCCATCAGAAAAAAGGCGAAGTAAACTGGCAGCACCGCCCAGCCCAACAGCGTGCCGACGCCGCGCACCAACACGCCGCCGATGTCGAGGGCCTTGCCACCGAAGATCTGCACCCCTTCCATCAGGGTCGACTGCTGACTCTCGGCGGCTTCCTTGATCCGCTGACCCCAGGGATTCTCATTGAAGAACTGGGCGATCCGCGGCACCCGGCGCTTGATCGACTCGAGCTGGGCCGCCCACCAGTCCGGGAACTGCGCCACCAAATCCGAGATCTGGTCGACCAGCAGCGAGCCGAACTTCCACAGGAAGGCGCCCACCGGCAGCAGAATCGAGAGAAACACCAGCGCCACCGCGATGGATGCCGGCATGCGCGACCGCAGCCACTCGAAATAGGGGTTGAAAACCAACGCCGCCACCCCGGCCACGGCGAGCGGCAGCAGCACTCCCGAGAATCGCTGCACAAAAGCGCCGAGGAGCCAGAAGAGGCCAGAGACGGCGGCCAGGATGACGAGAGCTGCCAGGATGGTGACGGCACTGGCGACGGCCGCCTGCTGGCGCTCACTGAGCGAGAACGGCATGGGCATTCCTCCCTCCAGGATGCGGAACTTGCGTGGCGCGATCGTAACTCACCGCTGAGTTTCCTACGACCGAAGGACCGCACAGATTCCTGGACGTCGCATCGCCCAGGCCGGTGAAGAGCTCAGCTCTCGAACAGCGAGAGCTGCACCTGACCGCCCGGCCAGAGCTTCGCCGCGCCGAGGCCGAGCAGGCGTACCGAGCGCGCCCCGGCGTCGGTCTTGCGCAGCAGATCGCGGCCGTGCCAGGCGAGCGTTTCCACCGTCCGGGACGGGGTCAGCAGGGTGCGCGACCGAGTGATGGTGGTGAAATCGCCGTAGCGCACCTTCAAGGTCAAGGTCGAGGCCATCAGATCGCGCTTCTCGAGGCCGGCGGCGACCCGCTCCGCCAACCGGCCGATTTCGCGATCCATCTCGTCATGGGTGCGGAGGTCTTCCGCATAGGTGTTCTCGCTGCTCAGGCTCTTGCGCTCGCGATGGGTGGTCACCGGACGGTGATCGATCCCGCGGGCGGAATTCCACAAGCCCTCGCCCCAGCGCCCGAAGCGCGCCTCCAGGAGCTCCTGGGGCAGCCCTCGCAGCTCGGCGATGGTCTTCACGCCGAGGCCTTCCAGGGACTTGGCAGTGGCCGGCCCGACACCGTGCAGGCGCCGTACCGAAAGCGGCGCCAGAAACGCCATCACCTCCTGCGGCCGCACCACCGTCAGGCCGTCCGGCTTGTCGTGATCGGAGGCGATCTTGGCGACCAGCTTGTTAGGCCCGACACCGACCGAAACGGTCAAGCGCCGCTCCTCCTGCACCCGACGACGAATTTCCCGCGCCACCGCCGTCGCGCTTCGCAGCTCGCCGAGGTGATCGCTGACGTCGAGGTAAGCCTCGTCGATGGAGACCCCCTGCACCACTGGCGAGAAGGAGCGGAAGATCTCGAAGATCTTCTCCGACTCGCGGCGGTAGCGGGGGAAATCGGGGCGGATGAAAACCGCCTGGGGACAGAGCCTGAGGGCGCGCGCCGCCGGCATCGCCGAGCGCACCCCGAAGCGCCGAATCTCATAGCTGGCGGCGGCCACCACGCCACGGCCGGAGGGATCGCCACCGATCGCCACCGGCAGACCGACGAGGGCCGGATCGTCGCGCATGTGCACCGCGGCATAGAAGCAATCCATGTCGCAGTGCAGAATGCGGCGGACGCGATCGCTGGCCATCTCCCCCACCCTATCGCGGGCAGAGTAGAATCTAGGCTCTGGTTCCCTGAAGCCCTCCGGGGCTGAGTTTTTCGTTGCCGTCTGCGCTGAAGTTCCTGAGGACACCTTCGTGCCTTCCAAGCCCGAAGAGAATCGCCGCCCCGTAGCTGGCCGCGCCGCGAGGAGATGATGCTCACCGACAAGGCCTTCGACAGTCTGATGGGC contains:
- the dinB gene encoding DNA polymerase IV, producing the protein MASDRVRRILHCDMDCFYAAVHMRDDPALVGLPVAIGGDPSGRGVVAAASYEIRRFGVRSAMPAARALRLCPQAVFIRPDFPRYRRESEKIFEIFRSFSPVVQGVSIDEAYLDVSDHLGELRSATAVAREIRRRVQEERRLTVSVGVGPNKLVAKIASDHDKPDGLTVVRPQEVMAFLAPLSVRRLHGVGPATAKSLEGLGVKTIAELRGLPQELLEARFGRWGEGLWNSARGIDHRPVTTHRERKSLSSENTYAEDLRTHDEMDREIGRLAERVAAGLEKRDLMASTLTLKVRYGDFTTITRSRTLLTPSRTVETLAWHGRDLLRKTDAGARSVRLLGLGAAKLWPGGQVQLSLFES
- a CDS encoding AI-2E family transporter, translating into MPFSLSERQQAAVASAVTILAALVILAAVSGLFWLLGAFVQRFSGVLLPLAVAGVAALVFNPYFEWLRSRMPASIAVALVFLSILLPVGAFLWKFGSLLVDQISDLVAQFPDWWAAQLESIKRRVPRIAQFFNENPWGQRIKEAAESQQSTLMEGVQIFGGKALDIGGVLVRGVGTLLGWAVLPVYFAFFLMAESKSVGRLEDYLPFLKEETRRDLVYLVEEFVSIIVAFFRGQLVIAFLQGLLFAVGFSAVGLRYGFVLGLALGFLNVIPYLGSIVGLGIALPLALFQEGGGWLLLGLVIAVFTIVQMIEGYLLTPRIMGERTGLHPLAIIVAVFFWGSALGGIMGMILAIPLTAFLVVFWRLLREKYIRELV
- a CDS encoding S4 domain-containing protein translates to MAVRIDKWLQVARLFKTRSQATRACTLGRVRIEGDKVKPHRALKVGDRLEVDKGDWTRIVVVKTLADKPVAKALARELYEDHSPPPPPRDSLERLMQKPAVRREKGAGRPTKRDRRQVDRWRRLSEE
- a CDS encoding DUF1501 domain-containing protein, whose product is MSSHDCKGCGEYRRVSRRQFLRFGGTAMAGLATSLAQPSWLPRTVFADSENSARDVVVSVFLRGGADGLSLCVPHGEAAYHRLRPNLAVPRTGPAAVIDLDGFFGLPPALRPLLEAYRGGDLAIVHACGLENSSRSHFDAMHFVEVGQGDAPANRVTGWLGRHLAATAPSQRDAVLRAVAIGYGVPRTLVGGPRTVPIDDLGDYGFDGGAGEIAERRQALAAMYTEAPELLRSSAENTFRTVDLLERIDFAGYRPAGSAVYPENEFGLSLRSSAALIKAEVGVEAISIDLGGWDTHEMQGTTEGDLAQLMTTFGQGLAAFHRDLTADGFDRVSLVAISEFGRNAAENGSRGTDHGHGGALFALGAGVRGGQIYSNWPGLEPDQLYEGQDLQVTTDYRDIYTEMLRKRLGNNDHRTVFDDPTYTPKDLGIFT